The following coding sequences lie in one Sedimentibacter sp. MB35-C1 genomic window:
- a CDS encoding DUF4177 domain-containing protein: MYKYKFVKATTGGVFNGKQNHRELIDRYSREGWRFVTAIPTESNGHGVIFEFDLVFEREMKQE; this comes from the coding sequence ATGTACAAGTACAAGTTTGTAAAGGCAACAACAGGAGGAGTATTTAACGGAAAACAAAACCACAGAGAGTTAATAGACAGGTACAGCAGAGAAGGATGGAGATTTGTAACTGCCATACCAACGGAAAGCAACGGACATGGTGTTATATTCGAATTTGACCTGGTGTTTGAAAGGGAAATGAAACAAGAGTGA
- a CDS encoding nucleoid-associated protein, which translates to MSVSITKAILHILDPSLGIPVLSENLMSFNDQMREYTEKHILKSYNDADLKKTKFVNQDGIFLKLVNQYLKNDDFIKFSREVSEFFFKIIAENPDIKPCDLMFVQANVFNKDYIVILKLNYKKGYIHFTKQDDTTKNIIIEQPCSLPATSQKIDEFIFVDLNSLDVFVKERKCQVYNEPSYYISKHILECKEEKPDKEKVKIITQATDKIIKEYYDDDMLMKSRVKNIIRENVEEKLNINIEEISEKAFKDEAARKVYNEEIQMKGIREPEIKVNFNYANKIKTKQKFITDEGIEINIPYEMLSDKEKVEFITNTNGTISIMLKNIDNIVDK; encoded by the coding sequence ATGAGTGTTTCAATAACGAAGGCGATACTTCACATTCTTGATCCAAGTCTTGGAATTCCTGTTCTTTCCGAAAATCTCATGTCATTTAATGATCAGATGAGAGAATATACGGAAAAACACATCTTAAAGAGTTATAATGACGCAGATTTAAAGAAAACAAAATTTGTAAATCAAGATGGAATATTTTTAAAGCTGGTTAATCAATATTTAAAAAATGATGACTTTATAAAATTTTCAAGAGAGGTTTCTGAATTTTTCTTTAAGATAATAGCTGAAAACCCTGATATAAAACCTTGTGATTTGATGTTTGTACAAGCTAATGTATTTAACAAGGACTATATAGTGATACTTAAGCTCAATTACAAAAAAGGATATATCCATTTTACGAAGCAGGATGACACTACAAAAAATATTATAATAGAACAGCCTTGTTCATTGCCGGCTACATCACAAAAAATAGACGAATTCATATTTGTCGATTTAAACAGCCTTGATGTATTTGTAAAAGAGAGAAAATGCCAGGTTTATAATGAACCCAGCTACTATATTTCAAAGCACATACTTGAATGTAAGGAGGAGAAGCCTGACAAGGAAAAAGTGAAAATTATAACTCAAGCGACAGATAAAATTATCAAGGAATACTACGATGATGATATGCTTATGAAAAGCCGTGTAAAAAATATAATAAGAGAAAATGTTGAAGAAAAGTTGAATATAAACATAGAAGAAATATCTGAAAAAGCGTTTAAGGATGAGGCTGCAAGGAAGGTATACAACGAAGAAATTCAGATGAAGGGCATAAGAGAGCCGGAAATCAAAGTAAACTTTAACTATGCAAATAAAATAAAAACTAAGCAAAAATTTATTACCGATGAAGGAATTGAAATAAATATTCCTTATGAAATGTTGAGTGACAAGGAAAAGGTAGAGTTTATTACTAACACTAATGGTACAATTTCAATTATGCTGAAAAATATTGACAACATAGTTGACAAATAA
- a CDS encoding DUF3343 domain-containing protein, translating into MKYTVVFHTQSGAIKFDSKMKKLNIPCTLQPVPRKLSSSCGICARLAYEENPLTLVEPEIERIYEDKSTNQYVLLYEDE; encoded by the coding sequence ATGAAATACACAGTAGTTTTTCATACTCAGTCCGGTGCAATAAAGTTTGACAGCAAAATGAAAAAACTAAACATACCCTGCACCTTGCAGCCTGTACCGAGAAAGCTCAGTTCCAGCTGCGGAATATGTGCCAGGCTTGCTTATGAGGAAAATCCTCTAACTCTTGTAGAACCGGAAATTGAAAGAATTTATGAGGATAAATCAACTAACCAATATGTGCTGTTGTATGAAGATGAATAA
- a CDS encoding sulfurtransferase TusA family protein, whose amino-acid sequence MRIDTCGTSCPQPVLMTKKALSGNTGADKIEVLTDNNTSKTNVKKYLLSNGFNVEIEEADDLFIVRGIK is encoded by the coding sequence ATGAGAATTGATACATGTGGTACTTCTTGCCCTCAGCCGGTATTAATGACAAAAAAAGCTCTGAGTGGCAATACGGGAGCAGATAAAATTGAAGTGCTGACAGACAATAACACTTCAAAAACAAACGTAAAAAAATACCTTTTAAGCAATGGATTCAATGTTGAAATAGAAGAAGCTGATGATTTATTTATTGTCAGAGGAATAAAATGA